The Macrobrachium nipponense isolate FS-2020 chromosome 46, ASM1510439v2, whole genome shotgun sequence genome has a segment encoding these proteins:
- the LOC135214632 gene encoding putative nuclease HARBI1, protein MSHHADHLVGRIGTSQEVIKGLDSRQMILDLPTPPEKQHAHLRQIRPLPPSLCALTVAQNTITYIVPETCRAIVTAYRDEELEVPQTPAAWQEVARGFEEWWNFPHVTGAKDGKHIRLCNPSQGGMHYFNYKKFYYMILLAIADASYKFLYVDVGAIGSESDVGVFVQTYLGEMLLKQEANLSQPEALLGQAKGSPLDYFLVGDDALPLWNYLKKPFPQRAFPRRNTLYNSRLSRVRRTVENTFRILAKKFQVFHTAICLKPDCVKTLVLATCILHNIIIRKSARRQEGDQELPTKHAIIPGSWRSDLCLIAALPTVIINTATRDAKEQRNILKEYFSSP, encoded by the exons ATGAGTCACCATGCTGACCATCTAGTGGGACGTATTGGAACTAGCCAAGAGGTCATAAAAGGGCTCGACAGCAGACAGATGATCTTAGACCTGCCCACACCACCAGAGAAGCAACATGCTCACCTGAGACAAATCCGCCCACTCCCCCCTTCCCTATGTGCCCTCACA GTAGCCCAGAACACCATTACTTACATTGTACCAGAGACCTGCAGGGCCATTGTTACTGCCTACAGAGATGAGGAACTGGAGGTGCCACAAACACCTGCAGCTTGGCAGGAGGTTGCCAGGGGGTTTGAGGAATGGTGGAACTTCCCCCATGTAACTGGAGCTAAAGATGGCAAACACATCAGGCTCTGTAACCCTTCCCAAGGCGGTATGCATTACTTCAACTACAAGAAGTTCTACTACATGATATTACTTGCAATCGCTGATGCTTCATACAAGTTCCTGTACGTAGACGTGGGTGCCATTGGGTCAGAGTCAGACGTTGGTGTATTTGTCCAAACCTATCTGGGTGAAATGCTGTTGAAACAGGAAGCAAATCTTTCCCAACCTGAGGCCCTGCTAGGTCAAGCAAAGGGATCTCCTTTAGACTATTTCCTAGTTGGTGATGATGCCCTCCCTCTGTGGAATTATCTTAAGAAACCCTTCCCCCAAAGAGCCTTTCCAAGGAGGAACACATTATACAACTCCAGGTTAAGTAGGGTACGCAGGACAGTGGAGAACACCTTCAGGATTCTGGCAAAAAAATTCCAAGTATTCCACACTGCAATATGTCTGAAGCCCGACTGTGTAAAGACATTAGTGTTGGCCACATGTATTCTGCACaatattataataagaaaaagtgcACGCAGACAGGAAGGAGATCAGGAGCTCCCCACCAAACATGCCATCATACCTGGTAGCTGGAGGAGTGACCTGTGCTTAATAGCAGCCCTTCCAACCGTGATCATCAACACTGCAACCAGGGATGCAAAGGAACAACGGAACATActgaaagaatatttttcatcgCCATAA